CAGGAACGTGAGCGCCCAGCGCCGGGCCGCCTCGCCCGCCTCCGGGGGTGCGCAGCCGGGGGAGGGCCGCTGGTCGAGCTGGAGACGGTCGACGGCCGTGACGGCGAGGATTCCCCGCATCCGGAACGCCAGCTCTTCCTGGGAAAGGCCGGGCAGTACGCGCGCGAAGGCCGCGAAGTAGCGCTCGCGGACCGAGTCCTCGGCGGGGCCGGTCCAGCTGCGGGCCTCGTCGGCCGGGTCGCTGAGGATCGTCATGATCAGGCGGGACGTCCGGGTGCCGCCCTCGTCGCCGGCCGGCATCTCGTCGAACAGCGGTCCCGCGAAGGCCTCCACCAGATCGCCGACCGCCGGGTCGGGGGTGCGGGCGAGCAGTGCGTCGAGCCCGGCGCACTGGGCGGCGGTGATGGGCTCGATCGCCCGGCGGACGACCGCGGCCATCAGCTCCGCCTTCGAGCCGAAGTGGTAACCGACGGCGGCCAGGTTCGCTCCGGCGAGCGTGGTGATCGCGCGGACCGAGGTGCCGCGGTAACCGTTCTCGGCGAAGAGGTGCCCGGCCGCGTCGAGGAGCTGGGTGCGGGTGTCTGGGGTTGCCACACGACGGACTCTACATATGTTTGAATGAAACGAACGTATGACTGAAACGAACGTGTGAAAGAGAGCTGTCATGAAACTGCTCGTGTACGGCGCCGGAGTGTGCGGCACCCAGTTCGCCGCCCGGATGTACGAGGCCGGTC
This sequence is a window from Streptomyces ortus. Protein-coding genes within it:
- a CDS encoding TetR/AcrR family transcriptional regulator, whose translation is MATPDTRTQLLDAAGHLFAENGYRGTSVRAITTLAGANLAAVGYHFGSKAELMAAVVRRAIEPITAAQCAGLDALLARTPDPAVGDLVEAFAGPLFDEMPAGDEGGTRTSRLIMTILSDPADEARSWTGPAEDSVRERYFAAFARVLPGLSQEELAFRMRGILAVTAVDRLQLDQRPSPGCAPPEAGEAARRWALTFLTAALSAPATRM